The Sphaeramia orbicularis chromosome 18, fSphaOr1.1, whole genome shotgun sequence genome contains a region encoding:
- the LOC115438227 gene encoding nuclear factor 7, brain-like encodes MATQSEMACSCPICSEIFKDPVVLSCSHSFCKNCLRNWWAEQPLHVCPVCKRRSSRDDPPCNLVLKNVCEALIHELTLKDKPSAQTETLCSQHSEKLRLFCLDHQQLVCLVCRDSRTHKKHTFKPIDEAAQDYKDFVKKSLKPLQEELQRLNQVKVEWDQTAEYISVQAQNTEKQIKEEFWKMKEFLLKEEQARIYALRNEAQQKSSMMQQRIEALSVEMVALSDTIQATEKELRSEDVLFLQNYKASVRRVQELHPTVDPELPSGTLIDVAKHVGNLSFNIWNKMKQIVSYTPVILDPNTACPELLLSDDLRSVKFEKLDNETVLPKNPERFQGYSAVLGSEGFTSGTYSWEVKIGGNLNWSVGVIGESAPRKGEISHGYWEIWFKDGEYRAYSPPSIDRVLSLSKPLQRIRVHLDMNRKKLSFSDPDTDTHIFTFTHAFTEKVFPLFSMIHLMQLKISPMNITAQLEM; translated from the coding sequence ATGGCTACTCAGTCAGAAATGGCCTGTTCCTGTCCAATTTGTTCGGAGATCTTCAAAGATCCTGTGGTGTTGTCATGCAGCCACAGCTTCTGCAAGAACTGTTTGCGCAACTGGTGGGCAGAGCAACCACTTCATGTGTGTCCAGTTTGTAAAAGAAGATCTTCCAGAGACGATCCACCCTGTAACCTAGTGCTGAAGAATGTATGTGAAGCTTTAATACATGAGTTGACACTAAAGGACAAGCCTTCTGCACAGACTGAGACCCTCTGCAGTCAGCACTCGGAGAAACTGAGGCTCTTCTGTCTGGATCATCAGCAGCTGGTGTGTCTGGTTTGTCGAGATTccagaacacacaaaaaacacacattcaaaccCATCGATGAAGCTGCACAGGATTACAAAGACTTTGTCAAGAAATCCCTCAAACCTTTACAGGAGGAACTGCAGCGCTTGAATCAAGTTAAAGTGGAATGGGATCAGACGGCTGAGTACATTTCTGTCCAGGCTCAAAACACAGAGAAGCAGATTAAGGAAGAGTTTTGGAAAATGAAGGAGTTTCTGCTGAAGGAAGAACAGGCCAGGATTTATGCCCTGAGGAATGAAGCACAACAGAAGAGCAGCATGATGCAGCAGAGGATTGAAGCTTTGAGTGTAGAAATGGTGGCTCTGTCAGACACAATCCAAGCCACAGAGAAGGAGCTGAGAAGTGAAGACGTCTTGTTCCTGCAGAACTACAAAGCTTCAGTCAGACGAGTCCAGGAGCTCCACCCCACTGTGGATCCAGAACTGCCCTCTGGAACTCTGATAGACGTGGCCAAACATGTGGGCAACCTGAGCTTCAACATCTGGAACAAGATGAAGCAGATCGTCTCCTACACGCCTGTGATTCTGGATCCAAACACTGCCTGTCCTGAACTTCTCCTGTCGGATGATCTGAGGAGCGTGAAATTTGAGAAACTGGACAATGAGACGGTGCTTCCCAAAAACCCAGAGAGGTTTCAAGGCTATTCTGCAGTGCTGGGATCTGAAGGGTTCACCTCAGGGACATACAGCTGGGAGGTTAAGATTGGGGGCAATCTGAACTGGTCAGTGGGAGTGATCGGAGAGTCTGCCCCAAGGAAGGGGGAGATTAGTCACGGATACTGGGAGATTTGGTTCAAGGATGGTGAATATAGAGCATACTCTCCACCATCTATTGACAGGGTTCTGTCTTTAAGCAAGCCTCTCCAGAGGATCAGGGTGCATCTGGAcatgaacaggaaaaaactgtcatTCTCAGATCCAGACACTGACACACATATCTTCACTTTCACACATGCGTTCACTGAGAAGGTGTTTCCCTTGTTTAGCATGATACACCTAATGCAACTGAAAATATCCCCCATGAATATTACTGCACAGCTGGAGATGTAG